The following are encoded in a window of Cucurbita pepo subsp. pepo cultivar mu-cu-16 chromosome LG12, ASM280686v2, whole genome shotgun sequence genomic DNA:
- the LOC111806410 gene encoding 40S ribosomal protein S19-3-like has product MATARTVKDVSPHEFVKAYAAHLKRSGKVELPPWTDIVKTARFKELAPYDPDWYYVRAASMARKIYLRGGLGVGAFKRIYGGSKRNGSRPPHFCESSGAIARHILQQLQEMNIVDVDPKGGRRITSSGRRDLDQVAGRIVVAP; this is encoded by the exons ATGGCGACTGCAAGGACCGTTAAGGATGTCTCTCCTCACGAGTTTGTCAAGGCCTATGCCGCTCATCTCAAGCGATCCGGAAAG GTTGAACTCCCGCCATGGACAGATATAGTGAAAACTGCAAGATTCAAAGAACTTGCCCCATATGATCCTGATTGGTATTACGTGAGAGCTG CATCCATGGCAAGGAAGATCTACTTGAGAGGAGGTCTTGGTGTTGGGGCATTTAAGCGAATTTATGGTGGAAGCAAGAGGAATGGAAGTCGCCCTCCACACTTTTGTGAAAGCAGTGGTGCCATCGCCCGGCACATTCTACAACAGTTGCAGGAGATGAACATTGTTGATGTGGACCCAAAGGG TGGAAGGAGAATTACTTCAAGTGGGCGACGAGATCTCGATCAAGTTGCTGGCAGAATTGTTGTTGCCCCTTAG
- the LOC111807296 gene encoding LOW QUALITY PROTEIN: mitochondrial Rho GTPase 2-like (The sequence of the model RefSeq protein was modified relative to this genomic sequence to represent the inferred CDS: deleted 1 base in 1 codon), with translation MAAKTGVRTSVRIVVAGDRGTGKSSLIAAAATESFPDSVPAVLPPTHLPADFYADGVPLTIIDSSSSTDNKSKLYEELKRADAVLLTYACDQPMTLSRLTSYWLNELRQLEVKAPVILVGCKLDLRDEHQQVSMEDIVAPIMKQFREIETCIECSAATLLQVPEVFYYAQRAVLHPTAPLFDLERQSLKPRCKNALRRIFTLCDXHFLPFSLKLISFSVAQVKCFNAPLQSAEIVGVKRIVQENLPSGVNDRGLTLPGFLFLHALFIEKGRLETTWAVLRKFGYDDDLNLSGDYLPVPSKQAPDQSMELSNEALDFLRGVFQLLDTDNDGALRPIELEELFSTAPESPWDEPPYKDSAEKTALGNLTLNGFLSRWALMTILDPPRSLANLIYIGYGGDPAKALHVTRRRLVDRKKKRTERNVFQCFVFGPKKAGKSALLNTLIRRPFSKNYSSTTEDGYVMTMLESAQGGQKTLILREIPEDGVQKFLSHEECLAGCDVAVFVYDSSNEDSWNRSRELLVEVARKGEVSGFGVPCIVIAAKDDLDTSPLAVQDSVRVCQGLGIEAPIPASSKSGDSSNVFNKILSAAEHPHANIPETERGRNRKRYHKLFNRSLIFVSVGAAVGVIGLAAFRAYAARKNTSN, from the exons ATGGCAGCCAAGACAGGCGTACGTACTAGCGTTCGAATCGTTGTCGCCGGCGATCGAGGCACCGGAAAATCCAGCTTAATTGCTGCCGCCGCCACCGAATCATTCCCTGACAGCGTTCCCGCCGTGCTTCCTCCGACTCATCTTCCCGCCGATTTTTATGCTGACGGCGTCCCGCTCACCATTATAGACTCCTCTTCCAG CACGGACAACAAATCTAAACTCTATGAAGAACTGAAGCGTGCGGATGCAGTGTTATTGACTTATGCATGTGATCAACCGATGACACTTAGTCGTCTGACTTCGTACTGGCTCAATGAGTTGCGCCAGTTGGAGGTGAAGGCACCGGTTATTCTGGTTGGTTGCAAGCTAGATTTGCGTGATGAACACCAGCAAGTGAGTATGGAGGATATCGTGGCACCCATTATGAAACAGTTCAGGGAGATTGAAACTTGCATAGAATGCTCTGCGGCCACGCTACTTCAG GTGCCGGAAGTTTTTTATTACGCTCAAAGGGCTGTGCTTCATCCAACAGCACcattatttgatttagaaaGACAAAGTTTGAAACCCCGATGCAAAAATGCTTTGAGAAGGATATTTACTCTTTGTGATNTGCattttctccctttttctttgaagCTAATATCTTTC AGTGTTGCACAGGTTAAGTGCTTCAATGCTCCATTGCAGTCTGCAGAAATAGTGGGTGTTAAAAGAATTGTGCAAGAGAACTTACCAAGTGGAGTTAATGATCGTGGTCTTACCCTTCCTGGGTTCCTATTCCTTCATGCTTTATTCATAGAAAAAGGCCGCCTTGAGACTACTTGGGCAGTGTTAAGGAAATTTGgctatgatgatgatttaaATTTGAGTGGAGATTATCTTCCAGTTCCATCTAAGCAAGCTCCTGATCAG AGCATGGAGCTGTCAAATGAAGCCTTGGATTTCTTGCGTGGTGTATTCCAATTGCTCGACACAGATAAT GATGGAGCCCTGCGTCCAATAGAGCTCGAGGAACTATTCAGTACTGCTCCAGAAAG TCCTTGGGACGAGCCTCCTTACAAGGATTCTGCAGAGAAAACTGCTCTTGGAAATTTAACTCTCAATGGGTTTCTATCCCGG TGGGCTCTGATGACGATACTGGATCCTCCACGTAGTTTGGCAAATTTAATATACATTGGATATGGTGGTGATCCAGCCAAAGCACTCCATGTTACTAGGAGAAGATTGGTTGATcgcaaaaagaaaagaaccgAAAGGAATGTGTTTCAATGCTTTGTTTTTGGTCCTAAAAAGGCTGGAAAGTCTGCTCTTTTGAATACCTTAATTCGAAG GCCTTTTTCAAAAAACTATAGCTCAACAACTGAAGATGGTTACGTTATGACTATGCTGGAAAGTGCTCAG GGAGGTCAGAAGACACTTATACTGAGAGAGATACCTGAAGATGGCGTCCAAAAATTTCTTTCACATGAAGAGTGTTTAGCAGGATGTGATGTTGCTGTCTTTGTCTATGACAG TTCAAATGAAGATTCATGGAATAGATCAAGAGAACTACTTGTTGAGGTTGCGAGGAAAGGAGAAGTTAGCGGCTTTGGAGTTCCTTGCATTGTTATTGCTGCCAAGGATGATCTTGATACATCTCCACTTGCCGTGCAAGACTCAGTGAGG GTTTGTCAGGGATTGGGAATAGAAGCACCTATACCTGCGAGCTCAAAATCAGGCGACTCGAGTAACGTATTCAATAAAATTCTGAGCGCTGCAGAACATCCTCATGCAAACATTCCCGAAACAGAGAGAGGGAGGAACCGTAAACGGTATCACAAACTCTTTAATCGCTCTCTGATATTTGTCTCAG TTGGAGCTGCTGTGGGTGTTATTGGACTAGCTGCTTTCCGTGCATACGCTGCCAGGAAAAATACCTCAAATTAG
- the LOC111807346 gene encoding uncharacterized protein LOC111807346 isoform X3, translating to MAAEELRVEEALPWLPSQVLDEACDIKVYMRQHHHKQQPYFLQRQRRHDRPLLSSSDFALSSRQKPAVSAANWTAGGHGMQAIFLDCGRQLGGTGVFLPRGTGGTNYQPNKKPACSMVLVPARVVQALNLDVQALGLQISPRKDPKINQNGRECNSMVKNKKGKDVKCSFVSRNQAHSSQEIFLPKEWTY from the exons ATGGCTGCCGAGGAACTTCGTGTAGAAGAAGCATTGCCATGGCTTCCTAGTCAAGTTCTTGACGAGGCTTGCGATATCAAG GTGTATATGAGGCAACACCACCACAAACAACAACCGTACTTCCTCCAGCGGCAACGGCGCCACGATCGTCCTCTGTTATCGTCTTCTGATTTCGCTCTTTCATCG AGGCAAAAACCAGCGGTTTCCGCGGCGAATTGGACGGCTGGAGGACATGGAATGCAAGCAATCTTCCTCGATTGCGGGCGGCAATTAGGAGGCACCGGCGTTTTTCTTCCTCGAGGAACGGGCGGCACCAATTACCAACCAAACAAGAAGCCAG CTTGCTCCATGGTTCTGGTCCCTGCTCGTGTTGTTCAAGCTCTTAATCTCGATGTGCAAGCACTAGGACTGCAAATTTCCCCCCGTAAAG ATCccaaaattaatcaaaatggTAGAGAATGCAACTCGATGGTAAAAAATAAGAAGGGCAAAGATGTAAAGTGCTCCTTCGTGTCCCGAAATCAAGCCCATTCATCCCAAGAGATATTCCTTCCAAAGGAATGGACCTATTAA
- the LOC111807298 gene encoding uncharacterized protein LOC111807298 isoform X1 — MRNKSQAAKSGENAELSTEATHESTMTPSERSEGGTNPSLKKVKSPSTSRSSSKKKVNTVSIRRSERIQNSTPLNFKIQNVIEEINLSESDKEDELPTDHEKSSPSPSKENGWSELMMGTRRFEAKIDYILKLFETHGHTLDSIKTEVIKRSFLTETVPTPDMNYKSMYIASQKKIEELAEENRVLTKKLENAHERFEATVQYKNGNRDAFEMLEKLKDVVLISNGLRASESTQATSQVELDKVPGLDAGNVPPSSKRRKLTKQK; from the exons ATGAGGAACAAATCGCAGGCGGCAAAATCTGGGGAGAATGCAGAATTG AGCACAGAAGCAACACACGAAAGCACAATGACACCATCTGAGAGATCAGAAGGAGGTACCAATCCATCCTTGAAGAAAGTAAAATCACCATCGACCAGTCGAAgttcttcaaaaaagaaagtgaataCGGTCTCTATCCGTCGATCGGAGCGTATACAAAATTCTACGCCTCTAAACTTCAAAATACAAAACGTCATTGAAGAGATTAATCTTAGTGAAAGTGATAAAGAAGATGAGTTACCTACTGACCATGAGAAAAGTTCTCCATCTCCCAGCAAAGAGAATGGTTGGTCAGAGTTAATGATGGGGACAAGGAGGTTTGAAGCTAAAATTGACTATATTCTTAAACTATTCGAAACACATGGCCATACCTTAGACTCAATAAAGACAGAG GTAATCAAACGATCGTTCTTAACCGAAACGGTACCTACGCCCGATATGAACTACAAGAGCATGTATATAGCTTCCCAGAAAAAG ATTGAAGAACTAGCTGAAGAAAATCGAGTGCTTACGAAAAAGTTGGAGAATGCTCACGAACGATTCGAAGCG ACTGTGCAGTACAAGAACGGGAATCGTGATGCTTTTGAAATGTTGGAGAAGTTGAAGGACGTTGTTTTGATCTCGAACGGTTTGAGAGCTTCTGAATCGACTCAAGCTACGTCTCAAGTAGAACTCGACAAGGTTCCAGGTCTCGACGCTGGCAATGTACCTCCTTCAAGCAAGAGAAGGAAGCTCactaaacaaaaatga
- the LOC111807298 gene encoding uncharacterized protein LOC111807298 isoform X3 encodes MTPSERSEGGTNPSLKKVKSPSTSRSSSKKKVNTVSIRRSERIQNSTPLNFKIQNVIEEINLSESDKEDELPTDHEKSSPSPSKENGWSELMMGTRRFEAKIDYILKLFETHGHTLDSIKTEVIKRSFLTETVPTPDMNYKSMYIASQKKIEELAEENRVLTKKLENAHERFEATVQYKNGNRDAFEMLEKLKDVVLISNGLRASESTQATSQVELDKVPGLDAGNVPPSSKRRKLTKQK; translated from the exons ATGACACCATCTGAGAGATCAGAAGGAGGTACCAATCCATCCTTGAAGAAAGTAAAATCACCATCGACCAGTCGAAgttcttcaaaaaagaaagtgaataCGGTCTCTATCCGTCGATCGGAGCGTATACAAAATTCTACGCCTCTAAACTTCAAAATACAAAACGTCATTGAAGAGATTAATCTTAGTGAAAGTGATAAAGAAGATGAGTTACCTACTGACCATGAGAAAAGTTCTCCATCTCCCAGCAAAGAGAATGGTTGGTCAGAGTTAATGATGGGGACAAGGAGGTTTGAAGCTAAAATTGACTATATTCTTAAACTATTCGAAACACATGGCCATACCTTAGACTCAATAAAGACAGAG GTAATCAAACGATCGTTCTTAACCGAAACGGTACCTACGCCCGATATGAACTACAAGAGCATGTATATAGCTTCCCAGAAAAAG ATTGAAGAACTAGCTGAAGAAAATCGAGTGCTTACGAAAAAGTTGGAGAATGCTCACGAACGATTCGAAGCG ACTGTGCAGTACAAGAACGGGAATCGTGATGCTTTTGAAATGTTGGAGAAGTTGAAGGACGTTGTTTTGATCTCGAACGGTTTGAGAGCTTCTGAATCGACTCAAGCTACGTCTCAAGTAGAACTCGACAAGGTTCCAGGTCTCGACGCTGGCAATGTACCTCCTTCAAGCAAGAGAAGGAAGCTCactaaacaaaaatga
- the LOC111806456 gene encoding cyclin-P3-1-like, with translation MHCCLSFFHLIQILFSFSLSCSARTRSHCYLPFSLFCNLEMAASEPGTEDICSDIYVNLGLKSLRKGIRRNPRVLTLLSSLLERSVKKNELLMEATQVKDARTMFHGLRAPTLSIRCYIDRIFKYFGCSPSCFVIANIYVDRFLKCTEIQLTSLNVHRLLITSIMLAAKFIDDS, from the exons ATGCATTGTTGTTTATCCTTCTTCCATCTCATTCAGattctcttctccttttccCTCTCATGTAGCGCTCGAACTAGATCCCATTGCTATCTCCCGTTTTCTCTCTTCTGTAA CTTGGAGATGGCAGCTTCAGAACCCGGAACCGAAGACATTTGTTCAGATATTTACGTTAATCTCGGGCTCAAGTCATTGCGCAAAGGAATCCGAAGAAATCCTCGGGTTCTCACGcttctttcttcacttttGGAACGCtctgttaaaaaaaatgaattgcTAATGGAGGCCACACAAGTCAAAGATGCTCGTACGATGTTTCATGGTCTTCGAGCTCCCACCCTGAGTATTCGATGCTATATCGATCGCATCTTCAAGTACTTCGGCTGCAGCCCATCATGCTTCGTCATTGCGAATATCTATGTCGATCGATTTCTCAAGTGCACGGAGATTCAGTTAACTTCTCTTAACGTTCATCGGCTGCTGATAACGAGCATAATGCTGGCTGCTAAGTTCATCGACGACTCGTAA
- the LOC111807298 gene encoding uncharacterized protein LOC111807298 isoform X2, giving the protein MRNKSQAAKSGENAELSTEATHESTMTPSERSEGGTNPSLKKVKSPSTSRSSSKKKVNTVSIRRSERIQNSTPLNFKIQNVIEEINLSESDKEDELPTDHEKSSPSPSKENGWSELMMGTRRFEAKIDYILKLFETHGHTLDSIKTEVIKRSFLTETVPTPDMNYKSMYIASQKKIEELAEENRVLTKKLENAHERFEAYKNGNRDAFEMLEKLKDVVLISNGLRASESTQATSQVELDKVPGLDAGNVPPSSKRRKLTKQK; this is encoded by the exons ATGAGGAACAAATCGCAGGCGGCAAAATCTGGGGAGAATGCAGAATTG AGCACAGAAGCAACACACGAAAGCACAATGACACCATCTGAGAGATCAGAAGGAGGTACCAATCCATCCTTGAAGAAAGTAAAATCACCATCGACCAGTCGAAgttcttcaaaaaagaaagtgaataCGGTCTCTATCCGTCGATCGGAGCGTATACAAAATTCTACGCCTCTAAACTTCAAAATACAAAACGTCATTGAAGAGATTAATCTTAGTGAAAGTGATAAAGAAGATGAGTTACCTACTGACCATGAGAAAAGTTCTCCATCTCCCAGCAAAGAGAATGGTTGGTCAGAGTTAATGATGGGGACAAGGAGGTTTGAAGCTAAAATTGACTATATTCTTAAACTATTCGAAACACATGGCCATACCTTAGACTCAATAAAGACAGAG GTAATCAAACGATCGTTCTTAACCGAAACGGTACCTACGCCCGATATGAACTACAAGAGCATGTATATAGCTTCCCAGAAAAAG ATTGAAGAACTAGCTGAAGAAAATCGAGTGCTTACGAAAAAGTTGGAGAATGCTCACGAACGATTCGAAGCG TACAAGAACGGGAATCGTGATGCTTTTGAAATGTTGGAGAAGTTGAAGGACGTTGTTTTGATCTCGAACGGTTTGAGAGCTTCTGAATCGACTCAAGCTACGTCTCAAGTAGAACTCGACAAGGTTCCAGGTCTCGACGCTGGCAATGTACCTCCTTCAAGCAAGAGAAGGAAGCTCactaaacaaaaatga
- the LOC111807346 gene encoding uncharacterized protein LOC111807346 isoform X2, whose translation MAAEELRVEEALPWLPSQVLDEACDIKVYMRQHHHKQQPYFLQRQRRHDRPLLSSSDFALSSKSKFSNVSSLPHQRQKPAVSAANWTAGGHGMQAIFLDCGRQLGGTGVFLPRGTGGTNYQPNKKPACSMVLVPARVVQALNLDVQALGLQISPRKDPKINQNGRECNSMVKNKKGKDVKCSFVSRNQAHSSQEIFLPKEWTY comes from the exons ATGGCTGCCGAGGAACTTCGTGTAGAAGAAGCATTGCCATGGCTTCCTAGTCAAGTTCTTGACGAGGCTTGCGATATCAAG GTGTATATGAGGCAACACCACCACAAACAACAACCGTACTTCCTCCAGCGGCAACGGCGCCACGATCGTCCTCTGTTATCGTCTTCTGATTTCGCTCTTTCATCG AAATCGAAGTTCAGTAATGTCTCTTCTCTGCCGCACCAGAGGCAAAAACCAGCGGTTTCCGCGGCGAATTGGACGGCTGGAGGACATGGAATGCAAGCAATCTTCCTCGATTGCGGGCGGCAATTAGGAGGCACCGGCGTTTTTCTTCCTCGAGGAACGGGCGGCACCAATTACCAACCAAACAAGAAGCCAG CTTGCTCCATGGTTCTGGTCCCTGCTCGTGTTGTTCAAGCTCTTAATCTCGATGTGCAAGCACTAGGACTGCAAATTTCCCCCCGTAAAG ATCccaaaattaatcaaaatggTAGAGAATGCAACTCGATGGTAAAAAATAAGAAGGGCAAAGATGTAAAGTGCTCCTTCGTGTCCCGAAATCAAGCCCATTCATCCCAAGAGATATTCCTTCCAAAGGAATGGACCTATTAA
- the LOC111807297 gene encoding protein FANTASTIC FOUR 3-like has translation MSSSIYQALQSCLEPRLIEPRVLILKLTPSKSISSPPPAEEDSDLSATHSDPPIETLLEMEENDTAVIVADAEASPAASNGSGSVVGGWSILQALSGLDGRPPAKQYSPTMALSWKSLEMCTESLGSETGNDGSDEKITLFSSETEVSPSSVSGEKSVQFSRLRAKKIAKPSYPPPLMSMSGPIGVKVKPYREGGRLVLKAVSIPSAQPCFEVERSRGSLRLRWLKGSDNLEEAEEKGENEEESSESGGRRRKGRRCKEGSGGGRKELVNWEPFLVST, from the exons ATGTCGTCGAGTATCTATCAAGCCTTGCAATCATGTCTTGAGCCTCGCCTAATCGAACCACGTGTTCTAATACTCAAATTAACTCCCTCCAAATCCATCTCTTCCCCGCCGCCGGCGGAAGAAGATTCCGATCTCTCTGCAACTCATTCTGACCCACCAATCGAAACCCTTCtagaaatggaagagaatgACACCGCCGTCATCGTCGCCGACGCCGAAGCTTCTCCGGCGGCCTCAAATGGCAGTGGGAGTGTTGTTGGTGGGTGGAGTATTCTCCAAGCTCTGTCGGGTCTGGATGGCCGTCCTCCGGCGAAGCAATATTCTCCGACGATGGCCCTCAGTTGGAAGAGCCTCGAAATGTGCACCGAGAGCTTGGGCAGTGAAACCGGCAACGATGGCAGCGACGAGAAGATTACTCTGTTTTCATCCGAAACAGAGGTGTCGCCGTCGTCTGTCTCCGGCGAAAAATCAGTGCAGTTTTCAAGGCTTCGAGCGAAGAAAATCGCCAAACCGAG tTATCCTCCGCCGTTGATGTCGATGAGCGGGCCAATCGGCGTTAAGGTGAAGCCTTATCGGGAAGGTGGGCGGCTGGTGCTGAAAGCGGTGTCGATTCCATCGGCGCAGCCATGTTTCGAGGTGGAGCGCAGCAGGGGAAGCCTGAGGCTGCGGTGGCTGAAGGGTTCTGATAATTTAGAAGAGGCGGAGGAGAAGGGAGAGAATGAGGAGGAGAGCAGTGAGAGCGGCGGACGGCGGCGGAAGGGGCGGCGGTGCAAGGAAGGTAGCGGAGGAGGGAGAAAAGAATTGGTGAATTGGGAGCCATTTTTGGTGTCCACTTGa
- the LOC111807346 gene encoding uncharacterized protein LOC111807346 isoform X1: MAAEELRVEEALPWLPSQVLDEACDIKVYMRQHHHKQQPYFLQRQRRHDRPLLSSSDFALSSNQKSKFSNVSSLPHQRQKPAVSAANWTAGGHGMQAIFLDCGRQLGGTGVFLPRGTGGTNYQPNKKPACSMVLVPARVVQALNLDVQALGLQISPRKDPKINQNGRECNSMVKNKKGKDVKCSFVSRNQAHSSQEIFLPKEWTY; this comes from the exons ATGGCTGCCGAGGAACTTCGTGTAGAAGAAGCATTGCCATGGCTTCCTAGTCAAGTTCTTGACGAGGCTTGCGATATCAAG GTGTATATGAGGCAACACCACCACAAACAACAACCGTACTTCCTCCAGCGGCAACGGCGCCACGATCGTCCTCTGTTATCGTCTTCTGATTTCGCTCTTTCATCG AATCAGAAATCGAAGTTCAGTAATGTCTCTTCTCTGCCGCACCAGAGGCAAAAACCAGCGGTTTCCGCGGCGAATTGGACGGCTGGAGGACATGGAATGCAAGCAATCTTCCTCGATTGCGGGCGGCAATTAGGAGGCACCGGCGTTTTTCTTCCTCGAGGAACGGGCGGCACCAATTACCAACCAAACAAGAAGCCAG CTTGCTCCATGGTTCTGGTCCCTGCTCGTGTTGTTCAAGCTCTTAATCTCGATGTGCAAGCACTAGGACTGCAAATTTCCCCCCGTAAAG ATCccaaaattaatcaaaatggTAGAGAATGCAACTCGATGGTAAAAAATAAGAAGGGCAAAGATGTAAAGTGCTCCTTCGTGTCCCGAAATCAAGCCCATTCATCCCAAGAGATATTCCTTCCAAAGGAATGGACCTATTAA